A genomic segment from Torulaspora globosa chromosome 3, complete sequence encodes:
- the TMA64 gene encoding Tma64p (ancestral locus Anc_8.269): MFKKEPHVKALSNLKNSERKKLLQTCKEQTGCSEYSFASAIVKQTNYKGQHSSGSVYTDENNVPIWFKEKHGELLFPTVYSCWSFPKLLPIVLTHDFVIEERIFNGANLMLAGTVPPFDPRCEPATVCGIASRDNPTVVLAVGVVQLNLPTYDSVIGQHGIAVQVMHYLTDGLCQVFKMDLEPPLRASGPTEGDKEDAEAAEELDLSRDISQTAVRIEDVAEVLDELSVEDVDNFFTRALYYTLTQDTNLELPITASNFISAHVLPNLPPVDPTQVNMKKTSWKKSAKYLKQFEKAGFLQLKGKGDDLVIVGVDKDKDELKSFVPYKTSADSSTRKGQCREKPAGSPDAMYSEKYYKPINLGKDFVQCTSLPPKLLYSVPDLRDSLNEYITTQKLVDSRNKKMVLLDDLLYDLVNKRKKAQDAPRCISRAQILEPFLSNNFTEFFQIFKDGAPLFKSPAKGSLPHVKIVTEMKIGRKVVTRVSNFELFKVNTDELAADLRKLCSGSTTVGETLSSPRTAEVQVQGAHGSLIIEHLNSKGIPSKWIDFESKLKNKKKRPT, translated from the coding sequence atgttcaagaaagagcCTCATGTCAAGGCGTTAAGTAACCTGAAGAACTCggagagaaagaagctaCTTCAAACTTGCAAAGAACAGACTGGCTGCTCAGAGTATAGCTTTGCGTCGGCTATTGTGAAGCAAACTAACTACAAAGGTCAGCACAGCAGTGGTTCTGTATATACAGACGAAAACAATGTGCCAATTTGGTTCAAAGAGAAGCATGGTGAACTGCTGTTTCCTACGGTATACTCGTGCTGGAGCTTTCCCAAGCTGCTGCCTATTGTACTGACTCATGACTTTGTCATTGAGGAAAGAATATTTAATGGGGCCAACTTAATGCTTGCGGGCACCGTACCGCCATTTGATCCAAGATGTGAACCAGCCACCGTGTGTGGGATTGCAAGCAGAGATAATCCCACTGTGGTTCTAGCAGTCGGCGTTGTGCAACTGAACCTTCCGACCTACGATTCAGTTATCGGACAACATGGCATTGCCGTTCAAGTGATGCACTATTTAACAGACGGCCTGTGCCAGGTATTCAAGATGGACCTCGAGCCACCTCTTCGGGCGTCTGGGCCTACCGAGGGCGATAAGGAGGACGCTGAGGCCGCTGAAGAGCTGGACCTCAGCCGGGATATCTCTCAGACAGCAGTGCGCATTGAGGATGTCGCAGAAGTCCTTGACGAATTATCCGTCGAAGATGTGGACAATTTTTTCACCAGGGCTTTGTACTATACCTTGACACAGGACACCAATCTAGAGTTACCCATTACTGCATCCAACTTCATATCAGCTCACGTCCTACCGAACCTTCCGCCCGTCGACCCGACACAGGTTAacatgaagaagacgtcttggaagaagagtgCCAAATATCTGAAGCAGTTTGAGAAGGCTGGGTTCCTGCAATTAAAGGGAAAGGGGGACGATCTGGTCATTGTCGGTGTGGATAAGGATAAAGACGAGCTGAAAAGTTTCGTCCCCTACAAAACAAGCGCTGACAGCTCCACAAGAAAAGGGCAATGCAGAGAAAAGCCTGCTGGTTCGCCAGATGCAATGTACTCTGAAAAGTACTACAAACCGATAAATCTCGGAAAAGATTTCGTGCAGTGCACGAGTTTACCTCCTAAGCTTCTCTACAGCGTGCCAGACCTTAGAGACAGCCTCAATGAGTACATTACGACCCAGAAACTGGTCGACAGCCGAAACAAGAAGATGGTGCTACTCGATGATCTCTTGTACGACCTCGTCaacaagaggaagaaagctCAGGACGCGCCGCGCTGCATCTCCAGGGCGCAGATATTGGAACCGTTCCTGAGCAATAACTTCACTgaattcttccaaattttcaagGACGGAGCGCCTCTCTTCAAGAGCCCTGCCAAAGGTTCGCTGCCGCACGTTAAAATAGTCacagagatgaagattgGCAGAAAAGTGGTCACCAGGGTCTCCAATTTCgagcttttcaaagtcaatACCGATGAGCTAGCTGCCGATTTGCGAAAACTCTGCAGCGGGTCTACAACCGTGGGTGAAACCTTGTCGTCCCCAAGAACTGCGGAAGTGCAAGTGCAAGGTGCGCATGGCAGTCTGATCATCGAGCATCTGAACAGCAAGGGAATCCCATCCAAGTGGATTGACTTCGAAAGtaagctgaagaacaagaagaagagaccGACATAA
- the XDJ1 gene encoding Xdj1p (ancestral locus Anc_8.264), giving the protein MSSLYEVLGVSPDATQAEIKRAYRKLALQHHPDKVVDESLREESEVRFKEITAAHEILIDEERRAHYDRYGDGSGFAGRDEFEEAAFMNFFHSFGPSGPGGYGGFEEPEAERSRDVQVVLSVSMADCYNGKSFKFQSKRNVVCDRCRGSGWRRRNGQVVPPPEVECRPCGGQGSKQRIRRVAPGFAATETVKCASCGGKGRHAARPSSEKNKCKKCAGNGLLKESKALKVSIPRGSRQGDQIVLEGEADQEIGKPVTGDLVFVVEEGTTCPEGADLRRQGFDLITHLTISLAEAITGFSKRLTKTLDGRILNLNVPAGKVIRPGDIVKIPLEGWPMDSRKAGDLYAIMNIEFPPDNWFSERSDLLQVQNVLPAERSPGALDEDPSNTETVTRMTIVHELPNISNEGQYKDSGTKPGTPGCAQQ; this is encoded by the coding sequence ATGAGCTCGCTGTATGAGGTGCTGGGGGTGTCGCCGGATGCTACACAGGCAGAGATCAAGCGGGCATACCGCAAACTGGCGCTGCAACACCATCCGGATAAGGTGGTCGACGAGTCGTTGAGGGAAGAGAGCGAAGTCAGGTTCAAAGAGATCACAGCGGCGCATGAGATTCTGATTGACGAGGAGAGGAGGGCGCATTACGATCGGTACGGGGACGGCAGCGGGTTTGCGGGTCGAGATGAGTTCGAAGAGGCGGCGTTCATGAACTTCTTCCACAGCTTTGGGCCGTCTGGCCCGGGTGGGTACGGTGGGTTTGAGGAGCCGGAGGCGGAGAGGTCTCGAGACGTCCAGGTGGTGTTGAGCGTGTCTATGGCGGACTGCTACAACGGGAAGAGCTTCAAGTTCCAGTCGAAGAGGAACGTGGTGTGCGATCGGTGCCGCGGGTCAGGCTGGCGCAGACGCAATGGGCAGGTAGTGCCGCCTCCCGAGGTCGAATGCAGGCCGTGTGGCGGCCAGGGCTCGAAGCAGAGGATAAGAAGGGTGGCTCCCGGGTTTGCGGCGACCGAGACTGTCAAGTGTGCCAGCTGCGGCGGGAAGGGCAGACATGCGGCAAGGCCCAGCTCGGAGAAGAATAAGTGCAAGAAGTGTGCCGGCAACGGACTGCTGAAGGAGTCGAAGGCGCTCAAGGTGTCCATTCCGCGAGGCTCGCGCCAGGGCGACCAGATCGTGCTGGAGGGCGAGGCAGACCAGGAGATCGGCAAGCCTGTGACGGGCGATCTGGTGTTTGTCGTCGAGGAGGGCACGACGTGTCCTGAGGGAGCCGATCTGAGGAGGCAGGGCTTCGATCTCATCACACATCTCACCATATCCTTGGCGGAAGCGATCACTGGGTTCAGCAAGCGCCTGACAAAGACGCTGGACGGCAGGATCCTGAACTTGAACGTGCCCGCCGGTAAGGTGATCAGGCCCGGCGATATCGTGAAAATACCGTTGGAAGGGTGGCCAATGGACTCCAGGAAGGCCGGGGACCTTTACGCTATCATGAACATCGAGTTCCCGCCCGACAACTGGTTCAGCGAGAGATCCGATTTGTTGCAAGTGCAAAACGTGCTGCCTGCCGAGAGAAGTCCGGGCGCACTGGACGAAGACCCTAGTAACACCGAGACAGTGACCAGAATGACCATCGTTCATGAATTGCCGAATATTTCAAATGAAGGCCAGTACAAGGATTCTGGTACAAAACCGGGAACTCCCGGATGTGCTCAACAATGA
- the GEP5 gene encoding Gep5p (ancestral locus Anc_8.266) codes for MTTASACMKLIPPLVESLDRLPLHKKSLEVLEAKLKSQPSKQFMLSLARLISDYEKSRGRAAVERRQLESLIYHTHFVWSTPRPAHLQLFRKHYTEVVAFWPYEHHRAILSMKKPKTTSLRYRWDDSSAAVLSMMRYTRNPWCDQEPHGGGLTSLQRELLFNAIFAHYLFLKQNPRLCKNGRKLPIPIVEIPMRPLGNDIAAVRIKNLFKRKVSSIYNILAVDNPMLSRESEALLCSIIQDSPTRKQARLYQAACRRAYVMENDHGPDYEDFQLPRFAPSSLLLHSI; via the coding sequence ATGACTACGGCATCTGCCTGCATGAAACTCATTCCTCCGCTGGTAGAGTCCCTAGACAGACTGCCACTGCacaagaagagcttggaaGTGTTGGAAGCGAAGCTGAAGTCACAGCCGTCAAAGCAGTTCATGCTCTCGCTGGCACGGTTGATCTCAGACTACGAGAAATCACGCGGTAGAGCAGCTGTCGAGCGCCGGCAGCTGGAATCATTGATATACCACACTCATTTTGTCTGGAGCACTCCGCGACCAGCTCATCTGCAGTTGTTCCGCAAGCACTACACAGAGGTGGTGGCGTTCTGGCCCTATGAACACCACAGGGCCATTCTGAGCATGAAGAAGCCCAAGACGACGTCTTTGCGCTACCGCTGGGACGACAGCAGCGCGGCTGTGTTGTCGATGATGCGGTACACCAGAAACCCTTGGTGTGATCAGGAGCCGCATGGCGGCGGCCTTACCTCGCTGCAGAGAGAACTACTGTTCAACGCTATCTTCGCTCActatctcttcctcaaaCAGAACCCTAGACTATGCAAGAATGGCAGAAAGCTCCCGATCCCCATCGTAGAAATACCCATGCGGCCGCTGGGGAACGATATTGCGGCAGTTCGAATCAAGAATCTGTTCAAACGCAAAGTGAGCAGCATTTACAACATACTCGCCGTCGATAACCCAATGCTTTCACGAGAAAGTGAAGCTTTACTGTGCAGCATAATACAAGATTCGCCTACTCGCAAACAAGCGCGTCTTTACCAGGCCGCCTGCAGAAGAGCCTACGTGATGGAGAACGACCATGGTCCGGACTACGAGGACTTCCAGCTGCCAAGATTCGCTCCAAGTTCTCTGCTTCTGCACAGCATTTAG
- the PDS1 gene encoding securin (ancestral locus Anc_8.265), translating to MPGNENKENDLVIEPEPGSTVSFPQTPAHLLKRSVSTVFKQPNVDDSEKPDLSNAACDAPIKNISPLRRACAQQGRLPLASKDNNRASSFGLQQQQQQPLLKRDNSLYKKRKPFERVPLGPNEQLLANPRRLKKYGSVLGYNSLPKMKSLVLKDVGQSEEQEDNDEDDDEDDSVLRLKLRDALNNSDGAKEVGGLFGKTGGLQQLIRDSKREEEDFEDREIEYCPPKHDPLPYVPDGHVPLLKEDIEKLTTFRSPYLIEDECSKSSEDTEGGFLDLEDIESGQEDEEMSDASEYTGKTHVDAISGRTTLELEPRYAGEGLSASELNDLVGD from the coding sequence ATGCCTGGTAACGAGAATAAGGAGAATGATTTGGTTATAGAGCCGGAACCTGGCAGTACCGTGTCGTTTCCGCAGACTCCAGCCCACTTGCTTAAGAGAAGTGTCTCTACAGTGTTTAAACAGCCGAATGTGGACGATTCTGAGAAGCCAGACCTCAGCAATGCGGCATGCGATGCTCCTATTAAGAATATATCGCCATTGAGAAGAGCTTGCGCGCAGCAGGGAAGGCTGCCATTGGCTTCGAAGGACAATAATAGGGCAAGTAGTTTCGgattgcagcagcagcaacagcagccgTTGTTGAAACGTGACAACAGTCTTtacaagaagaggaaacCATTTGAGAGAGTTCCGTTGGGGCCTAATGAGCAGTTATTGGCGAATCCACGGAGACTGAAGAAATATGGGTCTGTCCTGGGCTACAATAGTCTGCCtaagatgaagagtctAGTGCTTAAAGACGTGGGGCAGAGCGAGGAGCAGGAAGATAAcgacgaagacgatgatgaggacgaCAGTGTGTTGAGGCTGAAGTTACGCGATGCACTTAATAATTCAGATGGAGCCAAAGAGGTTGGGGGGTTGTTCGGGAAAACAGGTGggctgcagcagctgatACGAGACTCAAAAagagaggaggaagacTTCGAGGATAGAGAGATAGAATACTGTCCGCCTAAACACGACCCGCTTCCCTATGTTCCTGACGGGCATGTACCTCTGCTTAAGGAGGACATCGAGAAATTGACAACTTTCCGATCTCCTTATCTCATAGAGGATGAGTGTTCTAAGAGCAGTGAAGACACCGAGGGCGGTTTTCTGGACCTTGAGGATATCGAAAGCGGCcaagaagacgaggaaATGTCAGATGCGAGTGAGTATACGGGCAAGACGCATGTCGACGCCATATCGGGGCGTACCACACTGGAGCTTGAGCCGCGCTACGCCGGGGAAGGGCTTAGCGCCAGTGAACTGAATGATCTTGTGGGAGATTGA
- the MRX14 gene encoding mitochondrial 54S ribosomal protein bL34m (ancestral locus Anc_8.267), giving the protein MSFFVRSLFQLNGRRTFTSLSSFSPLRSLAPNTRNVSILGLPESQPALQSTSLLLPFGQTLQRRWKSRGNTFQPSTLKRKRRIGFLARARSKSGSKILQRRKAKGRWFLTH; this is encoded by the coding sequence ATGTCGTTTTTCGTTAGATCATTATTCCAGCTCAATGGCAGAAGAACGTTTACTTCTTTGAgttctttttctcctttaAGATCACTGGCCCCAAAcacgaggaatgtcagCATACTGGGTCTCCCCGAGTCACAACCAGCACTGCAAAGTACCTCTCTGCTACTCCCTTTCGGACAGACTTTGCAAAGACGTTGGAAATCCAGAGGAAATACATTCCAACCAAGCACtctgaagaggaaaagaagaatagGATTTCTGGCTAGAGCTAGGAGCAAATCAGGCTCAAAGATCTTGCAGCGTCGCAAGGCTAAGGGCAGATGGTTTCTGACCCACTAA
- a CDS encoding uncharacterized protein (ancestral locus Anc_8.263) yields the protein MIGSVSVGQRFGMLLRASEMPHSVRNRLLVGFERFNSSAAGSRIHHIHLKNGRQQFYPAEKLGLGDINENVLEAKYAVRGTIPMRAEELQEQLHKNPGSLPFTSIVSANIGNPQQLKQKPLSFYRQVLSILQHPEILDQGRGELVAKGVFARDAIRRAERLLKDVGGSVGAYSSSQGVLGIRKTVAEFITRRDGGEPAYPEDIYLTAGASAAVSYLLSILCKGRETGVLIPIPQYPLYTASLALNNSHALPYYLDERSGWSTNTEEIESVVKEAVENGIRPAVLVVINPGNPTGAVLSVEAIEEIFTVAAKHGIVVIADEVYQENVFSGAEFHSMKKILRKLQKEHPGIYDNVQLASLHSTSKGVSGECGQRGGYMELVGFSREVRQVVLKLASISLCPVVTGQALVDLMVAPPRLGDESYETDRLERQTIHNELDRRASLLHEVFNSLEGIECQKPQGAMYLFPRLKLPYKAVQAAQHLEMTPDEFYCLSLLEATGICTVPGSGFGQEPGTYHLRTTFLASGVEWIKKWEAFHKSFYDQYRD from the coding sequence ATGATTGGGTCAGTATCGGTTGGGCAGCGGTTTGGAATGCTGTTGAGGGCTTCGGAGATGCCGCATTCGGTGAGAAACAGGCTGCTTGTGGGTTTCGAAAGATTCAATTCCAGTGCTGCTGGGTCTCGTATACATCATATTCATCTCAAGAATGGTAGGCAGCAGTTCTACCCTGCGGAGAAGCTGGGTCTGGGTGACATCAATGAGAACGTGCTGGAGGCGAAGTACGCCGTGAGAGGAACGATCCCGATGCGGGCTGAAGAGCTGCAGGAGCAGTTGCACAAGAATCCCGGGTCGCTGCCCTTTACGAGCATCGTGAGTGCGAACATTGGCAACCcgcagcagctgaagcagaagccGTTGAGCTTCTACAGACAGGTGCTGTCGATTCTGCAGCACCCGGAGATCCTGGACCAGGGCAGGGGGGAGCTGGTTGCGAAGGGTGTGTTTGCAAGAGACGCGATCCGGCGTGCTGAGCGACTCCTGAAAGACGTCGGAGGGTCAGTCGGAGCGTATTCTTCGTCGCAGGGCGTGCTCGGTATCAGGAAAACGGTTGCGGAGTTCATTACGAGAAGAGACGGCGGTGAGCCAGCGTACCCGGAGGATATTTATCTGACTGCGGGAGCTTCGGCCGCTGTGTCGTATCTCCTGTCGATCCTGTGCAAAGGTCGGGAAACAGGCGTGTTGATTCCGATCCCGCAGTACCCGCTTTACACCGCTTCGCTGGCCTTGAACAACTCGCATGCGCTGCCTTACTACCTAGACGAACGGTCTGGCTGGTCCACAAACactgaagaaatcgagaGCGTCGTCAAGGAGGCGGTGGAGAATGGCATCAGGCCAGCGGTTCTGGTGGTGATCAATCCAGGTAACCCCACCGGTGCCGTGCTATCGGTAGAGGCGATCGAGGAGATCTTCACTGTCGCGGCCAAGCACGGCATCGTGGTCATCGCAGATGAGGTGTACCAGGAAAACGTATTCTCTGGTGCTGAGTTCCACTCGATGAAaaagatcttgaggaaGTTGCAGAAAGAACACCCGGGAATCTACGACAATGTGCAATTGGCTTCGTTGCACTCGACTTCAAAGGGTGTGTCTGGCGAATGCGGGCAGAGGGGCGGTTACATGGAACTAGTCGGCTTCAGCCGCGAGGTAAGACAGGTGGTGCTGAAGCTCGCCTCAATCTCGCTGTGTCCCGTGGTCACCGGACAGGCTTTGGTGGACTTGATGGTGGCACCTCCAAGACTTGGCGATGAGTCCTACGAAACGGATCGCTTGGAACGTCAGACTATCCACAACGAGTTGGATCGTAGAGCTTCGTTGTTGCACGAGGTCTTCAACTCGTTGGAGGGAATCGAATGTCAAAAGCCGCAGGGCGCCATGTATCTGTTCCCCAGATTGAAGCTTCCTTATAAGGCTGTGCAAGCTGCACAACATTTGGAAATGACACCCGACGAATTTTACTGTCTAAGTCTGCTCGAAGCCACTGGTATCTGTACAGTCCCAGGTTCGGGCTTTGGCCAAGAGCCAGGTACCTACCATTTAAGGACTACTTTCTTGGCATCAGGTGTTGAGTGGATCAAGAAATGGGAAGCTTTCCATAAGAGTTTTTATGACCAGTACCGGGATTAA
- the FOB1 gene encoding replication fork barrier binding protein FOB1 (ancestral locus Anc_8.262), producing MVAERLSRLGRRNILFDDPVHDEEDEMLDDSLEEDAKTQFLFPTVGESYKGYTHSYMNMGLLERGEKDVLKFQESINGQVLQPIYELIRTNTLTPETLVSHSDKWSKENADFKYMSLKRRYYVDTKQVVRDRRKNDRIVCEPVCIFDLLMCAHLMNNHMSYRHLHQHLNEVYSNITREFAQLAVRYCSVCNQDQSLKPIEKYRHKNMFKGLLPLERVHLEIFEPFDGEVIANKYSHVLYCRDYHTRFIWLQPLKNASFKHLVSAISRFLLSMVRLPVYLESSTLDKQDLFDICEALCGKYGLKLGLGVNNSSQFHANGIRRIKKLLNEHKDDCLSDWNNCLKYGPYYLNRAHNTLAVGIPSDLLYSCHLKSSKAFSLKQEKVIDESSAENVVHIKKGLIYLESKDAQHTDEDESDVEEEDFSDCEQSVVPSDLAAWGHRRENSPTTVQDEPMGDLHPSSEISEPSTSFYDELISPSKKRLRLAPKVETA from the coding sequence AAGGCTGTCAAGATTAGGACGCAGAAATATCCTATTTGATGACCCGGTTcatgatgaagaagatgaaatgCTGGATGATTCTTTGGAAGAGGACGCAAAAACCCAATTTTTGTTCCCTACAGTTGGAGAATCATATAAAGGATATACTCACTCTTATATGAATATGGGACTTCTGGAAAGAGGTGAAAAAGATGTCCTCAAGTTTCAGGAATCGATAAACGGTCAAGTTCTCCAGCCGATCTACGAATTGATTCGAACTAATACTCTGACACCGGAAACGTTAGTATCTCATAGTGATAAATGGTCCAAAGAAAATGCGGACTTCAAGTATATGTCTTTAAAGAGACGCTACTATGTCGACACAAAGCAAGTTGTGcgagatcgaagaaaaaatgACCGAATAGTTTGCGAACCGGTCTGTATATTTGACCTTCTCATGTGTGCTCATCTGATGAATAACCATATGAGTTATAGACATTTACATCAACATCTTAATGAAGTTTACTCGAATATTACGCGAGAGTTTGCTCAATTGGCCGTGAGATATTGTTCCGTTTGCAATCAAGAtcaaagcttgaagccaATCGAGAAATACAGGCATAAGAATATGTTCAAAGGGTTGCTGCCATTGGAAAGAGTGCATTTGGAGATCTTCGAGCCCTTCGATGGTGAAGTAATAGCGAACAAGTACTCTCATGTGCTTTACTGCAGGGACTACCACACAAGATTTATATGGCTGCAGCCTTTAAAAAACGCCAGCTTCAAGCATTTAGTCTCTGCAATAAGTCGTTTTCTCCTGAGTATGGTACGATTGCCTGTGTACCTCGAGTCGAGCACACTGGATAAGCAAGACTTGTTCGATATCTGCGAAGCCTTATGTGGGAAATATGGGCTAAAACTGGGACTTGGCGTCAACAATTCGTCCCAATTTCATGCGAACGGGATAAGGAGGATAAAAAAACTGCTAAACGAACACAAAGATGACTGTCTTTCCGATTGGAATAATTGCCTGAAATACGGTCCATATTACCTTAACAGGGCTCATAATACCTTGGCGGTTGGTATACCCAGTGATTTGCTTTACAGTTGCCATCTTAAGAGCTCTAAAGCGTTCAGTttgaagcaggaaaagGTTATCGACGAATCCTCTGCAGAGAACGTGGTTCATATAAAAAAAGGTCTCATATACTTGGAAAGCAAGGATGCTCAACACacagatgaagatgagtCGGACGtagaagaagaagattttTCCGATTGTGAACAATCCGTTGTCCCTTCAGACTTGGCTGCGTGGGGCCACAGGCGCGAGAACAGTCCCACCACTGTGCAAGATGAACCAATGGGCGACCTGCATCCCAGCTCTGAGATTTCGGAGCCCTCAACATCATTCTATGATGAACTGATCTCGCCGTCGAAAAAAAGACTTAGGCTGGCACCTAAGGTCGAAACAGCATAA
- the MRPL1 gene encoding mitochondrial 54S ribosomal protein uL1m (ancestral locus Anc_8.268), giving the protein MPSESRLGILNFSTMTSRQLSQLVTRNLFHTCSALQAEEVATTATKLSKDQLKKREIRRFAQRKAAAKKSPKDHPLYMPIPLALRFLRAAEVGQPQSQQTISLTTAVIAERGVPPLAGNVSFAKPLKDVKIAVFSTDEEQLKLAREKFNCHLVGGTELIEKIKSGEVPVDFDKAFATPEVVPALTSQLARILGPRGVLPTVKKGTVAADIGPLVQKSLGSMPFRQRGNCISMAVGKSNFTDRQILENIIATQEAVKEAIANQASKRPSLLGKTTLSSTHGPGIVIDFA; this is encoded by the coding sequence ATGCCCAGTGAATCTCGTCTCGGCATACTCAATTTCTCGACTATGACTAGCCGTCAGCTGTCCCAGTTAGTGACAAGAAATTTGTTCCATACATGCTCCGCTTTGCAGGCTGAAGAGGTAGCGACCACGGCTACTAAACTGAGCAAGGATCAACtgaaaaagagagaaaTACGTCGGTTTGCTCAACGAAAAgcagctgccaagaaatctccaaAAGACCACCCGCTTTACATGCCTATTCCCTTGGCATTGAGGTTTTTACGTGCGGCAGAAGTCGGACAACCGCAGTCGCAGCAGACCATCAGTCTCACGACAGCAGTGATTGCCGAAAGAGGTGTACCTCCGTTAGCTGGCAACGTTTCCTTTGCTAAGCCGTTGAAAGATGTGAAGATCGCGGTCTTCAGCACTGACGAGGAGCAGTTGAAGTTGGCACGGGAGAAATTCAACTGTCACCTAGTGGGAGGAACTGAACTaatcgaaaagatcaagagcgGAGAAGTACCAGTTGATTTTGATAAGGCGTTCGCTACGCCAGAAGTAGTGCCAGCGTTGACTTCTCAGCTGGCTAGAATCCTCGGTCCCCGTGGTGTGCTTCCCAcggtcaagaagggcaCAGTGGCGGCGGACATCGGGCCGCTGGTGCAAAAAAGTCTGGGATCCATGCCTTTCAGACAGCGTGGTAACTGCATCAGCATGGCGGTTGGCAAATCCAATTTCACAGATAGACAGATCCTCGAGAACATTATAGCAACGCAAGAGGCCGTTAAGGAAGCCATAGCAAATCAAGCTTCCAAGAGGCCTAGCCTGCTGGGCAAGACCACTCTAAGCAGCACCCACGGTCCGGGCATCGTGATTGACTTTGCCTGA